One genomic region from Leptolyngbyaceae cyanobacterium JSC-12 encodes:
- a CDS encoding soluble lytic murein transglycosylase-like protein (IMG reference gene:2510095945~PFAM: Transglycosylase SLT domain): protein MPKIGRKRIYQIASGTVCALVAGAAILNGVVRQRPNGAFVGSGGELQGGTVQVNDVNILKSLAPEKRAEKLIAIAKSPQNLERSRARYLLATELLQQGKGGKALEQLNGLEVDYPVLAGHVLLKRAQAYDQMGNTAKAQSTRQELVKQQPNNPVTAEALYMLGKSDLRYWDQAIAQFPSHPRSLEIAQQRLKQNPNQPELLKLIARHGLHLNSYVSLLDQLTEKFANQLTPEDWEVIAFGYWEKTEYGKAGMAYAKAPFTARNAYRTARGLQLGQKPGATQAYIRMVNAFPKDTQETSLALMRLSRLVEPGQAIAYLDQVITQFPNRAGEALLEKSKLLDELNSKQAAAQTRQLLLTQYSNSEAAAQLRWELAQAQAGAGDIQAAWKWAAPIIKENSDSEYAPEAAFWVGKWATQLGKHNDAKNAFEYVLKHYPESYYAWRSASMLGWDVGDFNSVRQLDPKVVRPSTRPPIPAGSETLRELYQLGQDQDAWSLWQVEFRNPMQPTVAEQFTDGVMRLGVGDHLDGIFMVSYLSEREKPEEREEYKALKQQLGYWYALYPFPYLELIESWSQERQLNPLLVTALIRQESRFMPEITSSAGAKGLMQVMPDTGEWIAKQIKIKEFDLTNPEDNIKLGTWYLDYTHEEYAGNSMLAVASYNAGPGAVGEWVAKKGVGDPDQFVETIPYSETRGYVKSVFGNYWNYLRLYNPEISQKVAQVSKAHPTIQ from the coding sequence ATGCCCAAAATTGGACGAAAGCGCATTTATCAAATCGCTAGTGGTACGGTGTGCGCCCTGGTTGCAGGTGCAGCGATTTTGAATGGAGTGGTGCGGCAACGACCAAATGGTGCCTTTGTGGGATCGGGCGGGGAACTCCAAGGTGGCACTGTTCAAGTCAATGATGTCAATATTTTGAAGTCCCTGGCACCAGAGAAACGGGCAGAGAAGCTTATCGCGATCGCGAAAAGTCCTCAAAACTTAGAGCGCAGCCGTGCCCGATATTTGCTGGCGACTGAACTATTGCAACAGGGCAAAGGTGGGAAAGCACTGGAACAGTTAAATGGCTTAGAAGTAGATTATCCCGTGCTGGCAGGTCATGTGTTGCTTAAACGGGCGCAGGCATACGACCAGATGGGCAATACAGCAAAAGCGCAGTCCACTCGTCAGGAATTGGTGAAGCAGCAACCCAACAATCCAGTTACGGCAGAAGCCCTGTATATGTTGGGTAAAAGCGATCTCCGCTATTGGGATCAGGCGATCGCGCAATTTCCTTCCCATCCCCGCAGCCTGGAGATTGCCCAACAACGGTTGAAGCAAAATCCGAATCAACCGGAACTATTGAAGCTTATTGCCCGGCATGGGTTGCATCTAAACAGCTATGTGAGCCTGCTGGATCAACTCACAGAGAAGTTTGCTAACCAACTTACGCCAGAAGATTGGGAAGTGATAGCCTTTGGTTATTGGGAAAAAACAGAATACGGCAAGGCGGGCATGGCCTACGCCAAAGCGCCGTTTACAGCCCGGAACGCCTATCGCACGGCTCGCGGGTTGCAGTTAGGGCAAAAACCAGGAGCAACTCAGGCATACATCCGTATGGTCAATGCCTTTCCGAAGGATACTCAGGAAACCAGCTTGGCACTCATGCGACTGTCTCGACTAGTAGAACCTGGACAAGCGATCGCCTATCTGGATCAAGTTATCACTCAATTTCCCAATCGCGCAGGCGAGGCATTGCTGGAAAAATCGAAGCTATTGGATGAACTCAACAGCAAGCAGGCTGCTGCTCAAACACGTCAACTACTGCTGACTCAATATAGCAACTCGGAAGCTGCTGCCCAGCTACGGTGGGAACTGGCACAAGCACAGGCAGGCGCTGGAGATATTCAAGCTGCATGGAAATGGGCTGCCCCCATTATTAAAGAGAACTCAGACAGCGAGTATGCCCCAGAAGCGGCGTTTTGGGTGGGTAAGTGGGCAACTCAACTGGGCAAACATAACGATGCGAAGAATGCCTTTGAGTATGTGCTGAAGCATTATCCAGAGTCTTATTACGCCTGGCGATCAGCGTCCATGCTGGGTTGGGACGTTGGCGATTTTAACTCGGTTCGCCAGCTTGATCCTAAAGTGGTACGTCCCTCCACTCGCCCACCAATTCCAGCAGGTTCCGAAACGCTGCGCGAGCTTTACCAACTAGGGCAGGATCAAGATGCCTGGAGTTTATGGCAGGTGGAATTTCGCAACCCGATGCAGCCCACCGTCGCTGAACAGTTCACGGATGGTGTAATGCGGCTTGGTGTGGGTGATCACCTGGATGGCATTTTCATGGTGTCGTATCTGAGTGAGCGCGAGAAACCGGAGGAGCGAGAAGAATACAAAGCTCTGAAGCAGCAACTCGGTTACTGGTATGCGCTCTATCCTTTTCCTTACCTAGAACTGATCGAGTCCTGGTCACAGGAACGTCAACTTAATCCCCTACTAGTAACGGCACTGATCCGGCAAGAATCGCGCTTTATGCCCGAAATTACTTCATCGGCTGGAGCGAAAGGCTTGATGCAGGTCATGCCCGATACTGGTGAGTGGATTGCCAAGCAGATCAAAATCAAAGAGTTTGACTTGACCAACCCAGAAGACAACATCAAATTGGGCACTTGGTATCTGGATTACACTCATGAAGAATACGCAGGGAACTCCATGCTGGCAGTGGCTAGTTACAATGCTGGACCGGGTGCTGTAGGGGAGTGGGTAGCGAAGAAAGGAGTGGGTGACCCGGATCAATTCGTTGAAACTATTCCCTACAGTGAAACTCGCGGCTATGTGAAGTCGGTATTTGGCAACTACTGGAATTACTTGCGCCTTTATAATCCTGAGATTTCGCAGAAAGTGGCTCAGGTGTCAAAGGCGCATCCCACCATCCAGTAG
- a CDS encoding heat-inducible transcription repressor HrcA (IMG reference gene:2510095944~PFAM: HrcA protein C terminal domain~TIGRFAM: heat shock gene repressor HrcA), which translates to MSPVKLTNRQQQVLWATVRHYIATAEPVGSEALVKEYNLSVSSATIRNAMGVLEKIGLLYQPHTSAGRIPSDSGYRIYVDHLITPSSTFTAQVEQLLSDRLSRDDRSLEAMLRGAAQILATVSGYIALITMPQTYTTRLHHVQLVKVDPGRVMLIFVTDSYETHSALMELPAADDAEPDTELMERELQLLSNFLNSHLRGKAIAELSTLDWGELGREFQRYGDFLKTVLTELSRRSQTPTPTQMMVNGLSEVMLQPEFSEVQQIQTIVHLLEDEQDQLLPLIFEPSSFEPSGRRVVVRIGAENPLEPMRTCTLISSTYCKGSIPVGSVGVLGPTRMVYENAIALVEAAADYLSEALS; encoded by the coding sequence ATGTCTCCTGTCAAACTGACCAATCGCCAACAGCAGGTGCTTTGGGCAACGGTGCGTCACTACATTGCTACGGCAGAACCCGTTGGTTCAGAAGCTCTTGTGAAGGAATATAACTTGAGCGTGAGTTCAGCAACGATTCGCAATGCGATGGGTGTGCTGGAAAAAATCGGCTTACTATACCAGCCCCACACCTCCGCCGGACGCATCCCCTCCGATTCTGGTTATCGCATTTATGTGGATCACCTGATTACGCCATCCAGTACGTTTACCGCCCAGGTTGAACAATTGTTGAGCGATCGCTTAAGTCGGGATGATCGTAGCCTGGAAGCGATGCTGCGAGGAGCGGCCCAAATTCTGGCAACGGTCAGCGGTTACATTGCCCTGATCACCATGCCACAGACTTACACCACTCGGCTGCACCATGTTCAACTGGTGAAAGTGGATCCAGGGCGGGTGATGTTGATTTTTGTCACTGACTCTTACGAAACCCATTCTGCTTTGATGGAACTTCCTGCTGCTGACGATGCAGAACCCGATACTGAATTAATGGAACGGGAACTACAACTGCTATCGAATTTTTTGAATAGCCACCTGCGCGGCAAAGCGATCGCTGAACTTTCGACGCTGGATTGGGGTGAACTGGGGCGGGAATTTCAGCGGTATGGAGATTTCCTCAAAACGGTTCTCACCGAACTTAGCCGCCGCTCCCAAACGCCTACCCCCACCCAAATGATGGTAAACGGTTTGTCAGAAGTGATGCTGCAACCGGAATTTTCGGAAGTGCAGCAGATTCAAACCATCGTGCATTTATTGGAAGATGAGCAAGATCAACTCTTGCCGTTGATTTTTGAGCCTTCATCCTTTGAGCCATCCGGCAGGCGTGTAGTTGTGCGCATTGGGGCAGAGAACCCTCTAGAACCCATGCGCACCTGCACACTTATTTCGTCTACTTATTGCAAGGGTTCAATTCCAGTGGGGAGTGTGGGCGTGTTAGGTCCCACTCGCATGGTGTACGAAAACGCGATCGCGCTTGTAGAAGCAGCGGCGGATTATCTCTCTGAGGCCTTAAGTTAG
- a CDS encoding HEAT repeat-containing protein (IMG reference gene:2510095942~PFAM: PBS lyase HEAT-like repeat), translating into MKEKDHNGKASFLEIISTSSTFISTVLIALVSIFVTTQYNNKQLEIAQIKEISTLIPKLGSDNENERKFSAIALGLYGKNAVPPLIAILDDSKQDVRDAGSKSIALIGEEAVPALEEAFRNKKNSENLRATSLWTLGSMNAPSGLTLAREALSDSSENPTVRKDAATALGFLKDKDSIGTLLKVLERAKVNDDTLTESIVWSLGRIADPSAIDSLMPLLDHANEKIRLRAIWALSQFKSDEVTKRLQVLMEKDSSDVVKDAAKRAIEWQKRIQ; encoded by the coding sequence ATGAAAGAGAAAGACCATAATGGTAAAGCATCATTTCTGGAAATCATCAGCACATCATCAACTTTCATCTCAACCGTGTTGATTGCATTGGTCAGTATTTTTGTAACAACTCAATACAACAATAAGCAGCTCGAGATTGCTCAAATTAAGGAAATCTCAACACTGATTCCAAAGCTTGGGTCTGATAACGAAAATGAGCGTAAATTCAGTGCGATCGCACTGGGACTATACGGCAAGAATGCAGTTCCCCCACTGATCGCGATTCTGGATGACAGCAAGCAAGATGTGCGGGATGCTGGGTCGAAATCAATCGCGCTGATTGGAGAGGAGGCAGTTCCCGCCCTGGAAGAAGCCTTTCGCAATAAGAAGAACAGTGAAAACCTTAGGGCAACGTCTCTATGGACTTTAGGAAGCATGAACGCACCAAGCGGGCTAACGCTAGCCAGGGAAGCCCTCTCCGATTCTTCGGAGAATCCCACTGTTCGCAAAGATGCAGCTACTGCATTAGGGTTTCTCAAAGACAAAGACAGCATTGGCACTTTATTAAAAGTCCTCGAACGAGCAAAGGTCAACGATGACACGTTAACAGAGTCCATTGTCTGGTCTTTAGGTCGAATCGCAGACCCTTCGGCAATTGACAGCCTGATGCCGCTTTTGGATCATGCAAACGAAAAGATCCGCTTACGCGCTATCTGGGCATTGTCACAGTTCAAAAGCGATGAGGTGACGAAAAGGTTGCAGGTTTTGATGGAAAAAGATTCCAGCGACGTGGTTAAAGATGCAGCTAAGCGAGCGATCGAATGGCAAAAGCGGATTCAATGA
- a CDS encoding glycosyl transferase (IMG reference gene:2510095947~PFAM: Glycosyl transferase family 2), translating into MTVRKNLTWGLVISTYNREKVLPLCLELAIQQSRPPIEIIVVDASDHWQETRNKVMGEIAVNAPEIRWVYEAAEQRSICLQRNQGIHLATADVLFLIDDDSLMYPTCAEEIMRVYEADTEGAIAGVQAAAVDHPPMNIAITDNRKQTGSAFENFTTKQGWLSGLMHWLWKQVFLMDAKKLFLPYDGNFPAHPIPPSLAHLNVWQVELFQGYRMTYRREMIAKEAFEPLLRYYSAGEDLDASYRVSRHGCLVMALDAKLHHFQSAGGRLSRFKISVLSALNQALCIRKNAPNLRQLKGSYYRLMMRRIVAELLKDLLSRRWSLPQARGMLVANRYSHKLFSLSENELAEWYVQFQREFLEQNRLIA; encoded by the coding sequence ATGACAGTTCGTAAGAATCTTACATGGGGCTTAGTCATTTCTACGTATAATCGCGAGAAAGTACTACCTCTCTGCCTAGAACTAGCAATTCAGCAAAGCCGACCTCCCATTGAAATTATTGTGGTAGATGCCAGTGACCACTGGCAGGAAACACGCAACAAGGTAATGGGAGAGATTGCTGTTAATGCCCCAGAGATTCGCTGGGTGTACGAGGCAGCAGAGCAACGATCAATTTGTCTTCAGCGTAATCAGGGAATTCATCTGGCAACAGCAGATGTGCTGTTTTTAATTGATGATGACTCGCTTATGTATCCCACCTGCGCTGAGGAAATCATGCGGGTCTATGAGGCTGATACAGAAGGTGCGATCGCAGGTGTCCAAGCAGCAGCCGTAGACCATCCACCGATGAATATTGCCATCACGGATAACCGTAAGCAAACAGGTTCAGCCTTCGAAAACTTTACAACGAAACAGGGATGGCTATCGGGACTCATGCACTGGCTCTGGAAGCAGGTGTTCCTGATGGATGCCAAAAAGCTGTTTTTACCCTACGATGGCAACTTTCCGGCTCATCCCATCCCGCCTTCTCTAGCGCATCTCAACGTGTGGCAAGTGGAGCTGTTTCAGGGCTATCGCATGACCTATCGTCGGGAAATGATCGCTAAAGAAGCCTTTGAGCCATTGCTGCGCTATTACTCGGCTGGGGAGGATTTGGATGCCAGCTATCGAGTCTCGCGCCACGGCTGCTTGGTGATGGCATTGGATGCCAAACTGCACCATTTCCAGAGTGCAGGTGGACGGTTGTCTCGGTTCAAGATTTCGGTGTTGTCAGCTCTCAATCAGGCGTTGTGTATCCGCAAAAATGCTCCCAATTTAAGGCAGTTGAAAGGCTCATACTACCGCTTGATGATGCGCCGGATTGTGGCAGAGTTACTCAAAGATTTGTTGAGTCGTCGCTGGTCGTTGCCCCAGGCGAGAGGTATGTTAGTTGCCAACCGCTACTCTCACAAGTTGTTTTCCTTGTCTGAAAATGAACTGGCAGAGTGGTATGTCCAGTTTCAGCGGGAGTTTCTAGAACAAAATCGCCTGATTGCTTAA
- a CDS encoding leucyl aminopeptidase (IMG reference gene:2510095946~PFAM: Cytosol aminopeptidase family, catalytic domain; Cytosol aminopeptidase family, N-terminal domain): MDLRVTNTSCLEWSGDALAVGLFEDHVELTDDLVVLDEKLSGTIQELIAEGEFKGKASSSVSARVGRGSNIRKIILVGLGKPDDLKLEGLRRAGAVAAKTAKKEKAKTLGIRLPICHEDAAASAQAIAEGIELALHQDTRFKSDPEDKGAKLEMIELLGLGGQEAAITRARQLCSGVILARELVAAPANIVTPITLAETALAIANEYGLDVEILERDECEKLGMGAFLGVAQASDLPPKFIHLTYRPASTPRRKLAIIGKGLTFDSGGLNIKPSGSGIEMMKTDMGGAAATLGAAKAIAQLKPADVEVHFISAATENMISGHAMHPGDILTASNGKTIEINNTDAEGRLTLADALVFAEKLGVDAIVDLATLTGACVIALGDDIAGLWSPNDDLAAELVAAADRAGEKLWKMPMEEKYFEGMKSVVADMKNTGPRPGGAITAALFLKQFVKDTAWAHLDIAGPVWADKENSYNNVGATGFGVRTLVNWVFAA, translated from the coding sequence ATGGACTTGCGAGTGACCAATACCTCCTGCCTGGAATGGTCTGGCGATGCGCTGGCAGTCGGGTTATTTGAAGACCACGTAGAGCTAACAGATGATTTGGTAGTGTTGGATGAAAAGCTGTCTGGCACGATTCAAGAACTCATTGCGGAAGGGGAGTTCAAGGGAAAAGCCAGTAGCAGTGTGTCGGCTCGCGTTGGTAGGGGTAGCAATATTCGTAAGATCATCCTTGTAGGGTTGGGCAAACCAGACGACCTAAAGTTGGAAGGTTTGCGTCGGGCTGGGGCAGTAGCAGCAAAAACTGCCAAAAAAGAAAAAGCAAAAACATTGGGGATTCGTTTACCAATTTGTCATGAAGATGCAGCGGCGAGTGCTCAGGCGATTGCTGAAGGCATTGAACTGGCCCTGCATCAGGACACTCGCTTCAAGTCTGACCCGGAAGATAAAGGGGCAAAACTGGAAATGATTGAATTACTGGGCTTGGGCGGGCAGGAAGCTGCTATTACTCGCGCGCGGCAGTTATGTTCTGGCGTAATCTTGGCACGGGAACTGGTTGCTGCCCCTGCCAATATCGTGACCCCAATTACGCTAGCAGAAACTGCTCTGGCGATCGCGAATGAATATGGACTGGATGTGGAAATTTTGGAGCGGGACGAGTGCGAAAAGCTGGGGATGGGAGCTTTCTTAGGAGTGGCACAAGCCTCCGACCTACCCCCCAAGTTTATCCACCTCACCTACCGACCTGCAAGCACCCCACGCCGTAAGTTGGCAATTATCGGCAAAGGTCTGACCTTTGATTCTGGTGGCTTGAACATTAAACCATCGGGTAGCGGAATTGAAATGATGAAAACTGATATGGGAGGAGCGGCTGCCACATTGGGGGCGGCTAAAGCGATCGCCCAACTCAAACCTGCCGATGTGGAAGTTCACTTCATCAGTGCCGCGACTGAAAACATGATCAGCGGACACGCCATGCACCCTGGCGACATTCTCACTGCCTCTAATGGCAAGACAATTGAGATCAACAACACAGATGCAGAAGGTCGTTTAACCCTGGCAGATGCCTTAGTATTTGCTGAAAAGCTAGGCGTGGATGCGATCGTCGATCTGGCAACACTAACCGGAGCCTGCGTGATTGCCCTCGGTGACGATATTGCTGGCTTGTGGAGTCCAAATGATGATCTGGCAGCAGAACTGGTAGCAGCAGCGGATCGGGCAGGCGAAAAGCTGTGGAAAATGCCGATGGAAGAGAAATACTTTGAAGGGATGAAATCAGTCGTGGCAGATATGAAAAATACGGGTCCTCGCCCTGGAGGAGCAATTACGGCTGCCCTCTTTCTGAAGCAGTTTGTCAAAGATACTGCCTGGGCACACCTGGATATAGCCGGACCTGTTTGGGCAGATAAGGAAAACAGCTACAATAATGTCGGTGCTACTGGCTTTGGAGTTCGGACGCTAGTGAACTGGGTGTTTGCAGCGTAA
- a CDS encoding Rhodanese-related sulfurtransferase (IMG reference gene:2510095943~PFAM: Rhodanese-like domain) translates to MNGSSIPEISVEELGKLLAEGGDRQFVDVREPQEIAMAQVAGFENLPLSQFAEWSRTIFTRLDPEKETLVMCHHGMRSAQMCQWLMSQGFTNVKNVAGGIDAYSVLVDPSVPRY, encoded by the coding sequence ATGAACGGTTCTTCGATTCCAGAGATTAGCGTAGAAGAGTTGGGTAAACTGTTGGCAGAGGGGGGAGATCGCCAGTTTGTCGATGTGCGCGAACCACAAGAGATAGCAATGGCACAAGTCGCAGGGTTTGAAAATCTGCCACTGAGCCAATTTGCTGAATGGTCAAGAACAATCTTCACCCGCCTCGATCCAGAGAAAGAAACGCTGGTCATGTGTCATCATGGAATGAGATCGGCGCAGATGTGCCAGTGGCTCATGAGTCAGGGATTTACCAATGTGAAGAATGTGGCAGGTGGGATCGATGCTTACTCAGTCCTAGTCGATCCGTCAGTGCCGCGATATTAA
- a CDS encoding Protein of unknown function (DUF3352) (IMG reference gene:2510095940~PFAM: Protein of unknown function (DUF3352)), with protein MKFRSFLSGLVAVVVVLLLIGIVGFYWITAQSPLKLLAKGEGKIPSAAIFVPKQAPVMLSLLVNPKDLVAFRQVVAAPSRRKQARTELSQFRQSLLGNTGLDYDRDVQPWLGDEVTLAITTLDIDRDRSNGKQPGYLLAIATHDPEQSREFLQLFWQKRAIAGTDLTFEQYKGVKLIYNEVPVNPKLEGKKPKKNQDFEFLTPASLLPAPTLASAVVGNQFVLFANDPKVLRDAITNVQAAELNLNNAQFYTQALETLTQPRIGLTFVNLPGLAGWLETEAITHAKDKPGTVEQGATTKGYQTLAIALELDRRGLLAETAMTGVDTKAAIAPALSKPVGALQYLPTLSPLVASGTNLDRVWRELSTSLSSFPTVSQLINQPLQALEKEWKLNLPQDVFSWVTGEYALGSLPPQAITNGEQTTPGKKRKPKRETLTELAENDWVFVAERNKENASQHAIAQLDEIAKKQGYSVGAVQLGEHTVSAWTKLTPSGLFSKTLQAEVQGVHTTVGNYELFATSLPALQTALDAVNNSLVNDDRFQQAIAPLQHPNNGYLYLDWNESRPLLERRFPFLKVIELAGSPLFNHLQSLTLSSYGRNQGIQRGAIFLKLG; from the coding sequence ATGAAGTTCCGTTCGTTTTTGTCTGGTTTGGTTGCTGTTGTCGTTGTGCTCCTGCTCATCGGCATAGTGGGCTTCTATTGGATTACTGCCCAAAGCCCGCTGAAACTATTAGCAAAGGGCGAGGGGAAAATACCCAGTGCCGCTATTTTTGTGCCTAAACAGGCTCCAGTCATGCTTTCCTTGCTGGTGAACCCAAAAGATTTAGTTGCCTTTCGCCAGGTAGTTGCAGCTCCGAGCCGACGAAAACAAGCACGGACAGAGTTGAGCCAATTTCGGCAAAGTTTGTTAGGCAACACGGGGCTAGACTATGACCGAGATGTACAACCCTGGTTGGGAGATGAGGTGACTTTAGCGATTACGACACTGGATATAGATCGCGATCGCAGCAACGGGAAACAACCAGGTTACTTATTAGCAATCGCCACCCATGATCCAGAACAATCGCGTGAGTTTCTTCAACTATTCTGGCAAAAACGGGCGATCGCAGGGACCGATCTCACCTTCGAGCAATACAAAGGCGTGAAACTGATTTACAACGAGGTGCCCGTCAATCCCAAGTTAGAAGGAAAAAAACCAAAGAAAAATCAAGACTTTGAATTCCTAACTCCTGCCTCTCTCCTCCCCGCCCCCACTCTTGCCAGTGCCGTAGTGGGGAACCAATTTGTTTTATTTGCCAATGATCCCAAAGTCCTGCGAGATGCGATTACGAATGTGCAGGCAGCAGAACTCAACCTCAATAACGCCCAGTTTTATACCCAAGCCCTGGAAACATTAACCCAGCCCCGCATCGGTTTGACGTTTGTGAACTTACCAGGCTTAGCTGGCTGGCTGGAAACAGAAGCGATTACACATGCGAAAGATAAACCAGGCACAGTTGAACAAGGTGCAACTACAAAAGGCTATCAAACCCTGGCGATAGCGCTGGAACTTGATCGTCGCGGGTTGTTAGCAGAAACAGCAATGACTGGAGTCGATACCAAAGCAGCAATCGCTCCGGCTCTGTCTAAACCCGTTGGCGCATTGCAATATCTTCCAACTCTGAGTCCTTTGGTTGCTTCGGGGACGAACCTGGATCGCGTTTGGCGTGAATTATCAACCAGTCTCTCCAGCTTTCCAACTGTTTCACAGTTAATCAATCAACCTCTGCAAGCCTTGGAAAAGGAATGGAAACTGAACCTGCCCCAAGATGTGTTTAGCTGGGTTACAGGTGAGTATGCGCTGGGAAGCTTGCCACCTCAAGCGATCACTAATGGAGAGCAAACGACGCCAGGCAAAAAGCGCAAGCCGAAGCGAGAAACCTTGACAGAACTGGCTGAGAATGATTGGGTGTTTGTAGCAGAACGTAACAAGGAGAATGCCAGTCAGCACGCGATCGCTCAGCTAGATGAAATTGCCAAAAAGCAAGGCTATAGCGTAGGAGCCGTACAACTGGGAGAGCACACCGTTTCTGCCTGGACAAAGTTAACTCCTAGTGGTCTTTTCTCCAAAACCTTGCAGGCAGAAGTACAAGGAGTGCATACCACAGTTGGGAACTACGAACTCTTCGCGACCTCCCTACCCGCCCTGCAAACTGCCCTGGATGCTGTCAACAATTCCTTGGTCAACGACGATCGCTTCCAACAGGCGATCGCGCCCTTGCAACACCCTAACAACGGCTACCTTTATCTTGACTGGAACGAAAGCCGTCCCTTGCTGGAACGCCGCTTCCCATTCTTAAAGGTCATTGAACTGGCTGGCAGTCCATTATTCAACCATCTGCAATCTCTCACACTCAGCAGTTACGGTCGCAATCAGGGCATTCAACGAGGTGCCATTTTCCTCAAGTTAGGATAG
- a CDS encoding hypothetical protein (IMG reference gene:2510095948) codes for MRVWLTSFILLFGAVEVYQWASHLSLPMPIFVLGGAFLAIASNYDKLKNLPFHLDYEEPEPPQTSITTGKRDKVRVAVESKAAQPISFEIRKPFKPGD; via the coding sequence ATGCGAGTTTGGCTGACGAGCTTTATTTTGTTGTTTGGTGCGGTAGAGGTTTACCAGTGGGCAAGCCATCTCTCGTTACCCATGCCAATTTTTGTATTGGGTGGGGCGTTTTTAGCGATCGCCTCCAACTACGACAAACTCAAAAACCTGCCCTTTCATTTGGACTATGAGGAACCAGAACCACCTCAAACCAGCATCACAACAGGCAAAAGGGACAAGGTTCGTGTCGCTGTTGAGTCTAAAGCTGCTCAACCCATCTCCTTTGAAATCCGGAAACCTTTCAAGCCAGGTGATTAA
- a CDS encoding hypothetical protein (IMG reference gene:2510095941), which produces MSSPFPDDNSQANINHDDLKTAAQEEIAHWLEQLRRSDRSLYNLMALEVWSIAQTMDGLIPGFWSRFMANRQLALKEFVEQRKKQSQTDAKFSDFSESITQEDEGREGK; this is translated from the coding sequence ATGTCATCCCCATTTCCTGACGACAATTCCCAGGCTAACATCAATCATGATGATCTCAAAACAGCCGCCCAGGAAGAAATTGCCCATTGGCTAGAGCAATTGCGTCGCTCTGATCGCTCCCTTTACAACCTCATGGCGCTGGAAGTCTGGTCGATCGCCCAAACCATGGATGGATTGATTCCCGGTTTCTGGAGTCGCTTTATGGCAAATCGTCAGCTTGCTCTCAAAGAATTTGTTGAACAGCGAAAAAAACAATCACAAACGGATGCAAAGTTCTCAGACTTCTCCGAATCAATCACTCAAGAAGATGAAGGAAGGGAGGGCAAGTAA